The Malus domestica chromosome 13, GDT2T_hap1 genome includes a window with the following:
- the LOC103452362 gene encoding secreted RxLR effector protein 161, with the protein MKLFKNIGESVRQIEYASIIGSLRYATDCTRPDIAYAVGVLCKYTSSPNMEHWYAIERVIRYLKRTINFGLCYEKFPAVLEGYSNADWNTLSEDSKATSGYIFNIAGAVVSWKSKKQTILAQSTMESEMIALATTSEKAGWLKDLLSDIPLREKPVTAVFIHCDSTSTIAKVKNRYFNGKRRKIRRKHSTVTGFLSKGTVRIYHVSVFNNFHMGLDNVAVKLFDELLDRNLAVWNVLLLLEYVAKWPTFDYKKL; encoded by the exons ATGAAGCTGTTTAAGAACATTGGTGAAAGTGTTAGACAAATTGAGTATGCAAGCATCATTGGTAGCCTCAGATATGCTACTGATTGCACTAGGCCAGACATAGCCTATGCAGTTGGGGTTCTATGTAAGTACACGAGTAGTCCCAATATGGAACACTGGTATGCAATTGAAAGGGTAATAAGATACCTTAAAAGGACTATCAATTTTGGTTTATGTTATGAAAAGTTTCCCGCTGTTCTTGAAGGATACAGCAATGCTGATTGGAATACACTATCAGAAGACTCTAAAGCCACGAGTGGCTATATTTTTAATATAGCTGGAGCTGTAGTCTCGTGGAAGTCTAAGAAACAGACCATACTTGCTCAATCAACAATGGAATCTGAAATGATTGCCCTAGCAACAACTAGTGAAAAAGCAGGATGGTTGAAGGATCTTTTGTCAGACATTCCATTACGGGAGAAACCAGTTACTGCTGTGTTTATTCACTGTGATAGCACATCAACTATTGCAAAAGTGAAAAATCGATATTTTAATGGAAAGAGACGAAAGATTCGTCGAAAACACAGCACGGTAACTGGGTTTCTTTCCAAAGGGACTGTCAGAATATATCATGTCAG TGTTTTCAACAATTTCCATATGGGACTAGACAATGTAGCTGTGAAGCTGTTTGATGAGTTGCTGGACCGAAACTTAGCTGTTTGGAATGTGTTGTTACTGTTGgagtatgtggccaagtggccaacttttgactataaaaaattataa
- the LOC103451988 gene encoding uncharacterized protein, with translation MGSEGPKSVVVHVSGFKKFQGVAENPTETIVSNLRGFVEKRALPAGLKLGSCDVLETAGDGARAALYKAMESGISATDSKSHEQVVWLHLGVNSGAVKFAIERQAVNEATFRCPDELGWQPQQQPIVPEDGGTSRVRETCCSTEAILKILKKKGYDVAISDDAGRFVCNYVYYHSLRFAEERCHKSLFVHVPLFSRINEETQMRFVASLLEAIAATC, from the exons ATGGGATCAGAAGGACCAAAGAGTGTGGTTGTTCATGTGAGCGGGTTCAAGAAGTTCCAGGGGGTTGCTGAGAATCCCACAGAGACTATAGTTAGCAATCTGAGGGGGTTTGTTGAGAAGAGAGCGTTGCCTGCTGGTCTTAAACTTGGCAGCTGTGATGTTCTTGAAACAGCAGGAGACGGTGCACGCGCTGCTCTTTACAAGGCCATGGAATCGGGGATTTCAGCAACCGATTCTAAGAGCCATGAACAAGTCGTATGG CTTCACTTGGGGGTAAATAGTGGGGCTGTAAAATTTGCTATTGAGCGGCAAGCAGTAAACGAAGCCACTTTCCGCTGTCCAGATGAGTTAGGATGGCAACCTCAG CAACAACCAATAGTCCCTGAGGATGGAGGAACTTCTCGAGTGAGAGAG ACATGTTGCTCGACCGAGGCAATCCTTAAGATATTGAAGAAGAAAGGATATGATGTGGCAATATCAGATGATGCCGGGCGCTTTGTGTGCAATTATGTCTACTATCATTCCCTCCGTTTTGCAGAAGAAAGGTGCCACAAATCTTTATTCGTCCACGTTCCTCTCTTTTCCAGAATCAATGAAGAAACTCAGATGCGCTTTGTGGCCTCCCTTTTGGAGGCGATTGCAGCTACATGTTAA